In Pasteurella dagmatis, the sequence ATGTTAGCTGCACATCTTTTAATGCCTGTACTCCAGCAAAGCCTTTGCTAATATTCCGCATTGTGAGTATCGTTTCGTGCATAATGATGCCCTCTCTGCTTTATTCTTCGATTCTTAATCCATAAGATTTAAATTTATTTAGCACAACGTTCATTTCTTCTTTGCCTAGTAATGGAATCTCTAAACCTGTTGCTAAAAGTTTGATATACCACTCGGCTAATACTTCAACTTCATGTGCAAGCCATAGGGCTTTATCTAAGTTTTTCTCAGCGGCAATCAATCCGTGATGCGCTAATAAAATAGCTTTGCTTTCTTTAATGCCTTCTTTCACATATTCCGCTAATTTGTGTGTACCAAAAGTCGCATAAGGTACGCAAGGAATATGGTCTGAACCACCCACCGCAATCATATAATGGAACGGAGGAATTGCTTTTTCTAAGATAGACACTGCCGCACAGTTGATAGAATGGTTGTGTACCACTGCATCAACATCTGGGCGAGACTCATACACTGCTAAGTGGAAATGCCATTCACTTGAAGGTAATTTGCCTTCTTCGTGTTTACCATTTTTGTCCACATACACAATGCTATCTGGCGTCATTAAATGATACGGCGTACCAGTTGGTGTAATTAACATACCGTCTTGATAACGCACACTCACATTACCTGCTGTGCCTTGGTTTAATCCCAATCTTGTCATTTCAAGACAGGTATCGATAATTTTTTGTGAAAGCTCAACTCTGTTCATTTTTTATACCCCTTAAAAGTTAATTTTAAGAAACTGGTGTCACACCTTTTTTAATAATAATGTTGCCGTATTTTGCAGTTTCGCCAGTTACCACCACTGCATACGCTTGTTTCGCGCGGTCATAGAAAGCGAAGCGGTCAATACGAGTTAAATTTGGTACAGAACCGACCGAACTTTTGATTGCTTGTAAGTAACGAGCTTCAACATTTGGATCTAAACTGTCACCTTCGACGGCTTGCATCATAATTAACGGCGCATCAACATAAGCATCAAACTCAAATAATGGACTAATTGCGGTGAGTAATGTATCTACGCCAAGACCATCTGCTCGTAGCACTTTTTGATGTAATTGATGTGCTGGGAAATGTGCATCTGACAGAACAAGCTCATCGCCGTGCCCCATTTCAGCCAGAATTTTGAGTAAATTAGGTGAGATTGCTGGATGAATACCTTTTAACATAGTTATTTTTCCTTTTATTTATCTCTGTTGTAAGCCAACGAAGTGCGGTCGTCTTTTTTAATTTTTTTCATTCAACGCTTTATACAGCACCGCATTTTCTGACGGCAGAATACGTTGGGTTTGTGGTTTCATTTGTTGTTGTGCATGGTCAAAATCTTGGTAAACTCCAAGTCCTGCGAAGGTAAACATCGCAGCCCCTAAAACGGTACTTTCAGCCACGTCAACCACATCAATCGGTAAGCCTAAAACATCTGCACGGATTTGATTCCATAAACGGTTTTTAGATCCACCACCGACACAAATTAAGCTTTCTGCTTTAAATTTACTGACTTGTTGCAACACGCCTAAGCCGTCTTTCAAACGAAATGCCATATATTCCAGCGCCGCACGATAAATTTGTCCACGACGGGTATGCATTGATAAGCCAACAATATTGCCTAAGCCTGATTGTTGATCGTTCGCATTGAACTGACCTTGTAAACGCACACCACCAGCGCCGACTACTTCTGCCTCGC encodes:
- the fucA gene encoding L-fuculose-phosphate aldolase yields the protein MNRVELSQKIIDTCLEMTRLGLNQGTAGNVSVRYQDGMLITPTGTPYHLMTPDSIVYVDKNGKHEEGKLPSSEWHFHLAVYESRPDVDAVVHNHSINCAAVSILEKAIPPFHYMIAVGGSDHIPCVPYATFGTHKLAEYVKEGIKESKAILLAHHGLIAAEKNLDKALWLAHEVEVLAEWYIKLLATGLEIPLLGKEEMNVVLNKFKSYGLRIEE
- the fucU gene encoding L-fucose mutarotase, which produces MLKGIHPAISPNLLKILAEMGHGDELVLSDAHFPAHQLHQKVLRADGLGVDTLLTAISPLFEFDAYVDAPLIMMQAVEGDSLDPNVEARYLQAIKSSVGSVPNLTRIDRFAFYDRAKQAYAVVVTGETAKYGNIIIKKGVTPVS